The DNA window CTTGTACCATTCCACCACCAGCGGCGCCGCGATGAAAATGGAAGAATAGGTTCCGATCAGGATGCCGATGAGCATGCAGAAGGCAAAGCCGCGGATCACTTCGCCGCCGAAATAAAGCAAAACCGCCACAACGATAAACGTGGTGCCGCCCGTCAGAATCGTGCGGCTGAGCGTTTGGTTAATGCTTAGATTGATGACTTTTTCAATGTTCATGGATTCACGGCGCAACAAGACCATGTTCTCGCGAATGCGATCATAAACCACGATCGTATCATTCAGCGAATAACCCACGAGAGTTAGAAACGCCGCAATCACCGCCAAATTGATTTCCAAATTGAGTATGGAAAATATCCCCAGCGTGATCATGACGTCGTGAAAGAGGGCGATGACCGAACCCACCGCGAAGATAAACTCAAACCGAAAGCTGATATAAATCAAAATTAACGCCAGTGAAATGATAATGGCCCAGATGGC is part of the Cytophagia bacterium CHB2 genome and encodes:
- the secF gene encoding protein translocase subunit SecF, which translates into the protein MEFFHQTNINFLAKLKIALSISLALILAGIVSLVVKGGPLYGIDFLGGTEVNVRFHNSQQTAEVRQALTSQGFGKAEIKQFGDPTDFLIRVQEQESGTSISDGILAALQKAFPNDKPVLQSVDSVGPKIGQELRDSAIWAIIISLALILIYISFRFEFIFAVGSVIALFHDVMITLGIFSILNLEINLAVIAAFLTLVGYSLNDTIVVYDRIRENMVLLRRESMNIEKVINLSINQTLSRTILTGGTTFIVVAVLLYFGGEVIRGFAFCMLIGILIGTYSSIFIAAPLVVEWYKKHQTAKIKMKPVGVR